A genome region from Myxococcales bacterium includes the following:
- a CDS encoding ATP-dependent 6-phosphofructokinase translates to MGIKNIAILTGGGDCPGLNAAIRAIAKTAMYDYGWNVIGILDGYQGLISGKKRNLKPADVSNILTLGGTILGTSNKADPFEKSVSGAEILSKSVLENLDKWEVDALFCIGGDGTNTVANKISKVWPNIIGVPKTIDNDLLCTDQTFGFDTACAFVTESLDRIHSTAQSHHRAMVIEVMGRYAGWIALAGGLAGGGDVILIPEIPFKWEAICEAINRRSRIGKRFSIVVVSEGAHPAGEKMVVRKLIKDSPDPIRLGGIGQVVADRIELETGIESRVTVLGHLQRGGSPSFFDRILATKYGVAAVRMAYAGKFGTMAAMREGRMVPVSLDEVTAGLKLVKENDELVVAAKSLGTSFGV, encoded by the coding sequence ATGGGGATAAAAAACATTGCGATACTGACAGGCGGCGGTGACTGCCCTGGGTTGAATGCGGCAATAAGGGCGATAGCCAAGACGGCGATGTATGACTATGGCTGGAACGTCATCGGAATCCTTGACGGATATCAGGGGCTAATTTCCGGCAAAAAGAGAAATTTAAAACCGGCCGATGTTTCCAATATACTCACGCTTGGCGGCACGATCCTTGGGACTTCAAACAAGGCGGATCCATTCGAGAAGAGCGTGAGCGGCGCGGAAATTCTTTCCAAAAGCGTCCTTGAGAACCTCGACAAGTGGGAGGTTGACGCGCTCTTCTGCATCGGTGGGGATGGTACGAACACGGTTGCCAACAAGATATCAAAGGTTTGGCCTAATATCATAGGCGTTCCAAAGACGATAGACAACGATCTGCTCTGCACCGACCAGACATTCGGATTCGATACTGCGTGTGCGTTTGTTACCGAGTCGCTCGACAGAATACATTCCACTGCGCAGTCTCACCACAGAGCGATGGTCATAGAGGTGATGGGGCGCTATGCTGGATGGATCGCCCTGGCTGGCGGCCTTGCCGGTGGTGGAGATGTCATTCTGATACCGGAAATACCGTTTAAGTGGGAAGCGATTTGCGAGGCCATTAATAGACGTTCCAGAATTGGCAAACGATTCAGCATAGTAGTTGTTTCTGAAGGGGCACATCCTGCCGGGGAAAAGATGGTCGTCCGCAAGCTGATAAAGGACAGCCCCGATCCGATTAGGCTCGGCGGAATAGGGCAGGTAGTCGCAGACAGGATCGAACTGGAAACAGGGATTGAATCGCGCGTCACCGTGCTCGGACATCTGCAGCGAGGCGGGTCGCCGAGTTTCTTCGACCGGATACTTGCCACAAAATACGGAGTCGCTGCCGTGAGAATGGCGTATGCGGGGAAGTTTGGAACGATGGCCGCTATGCGAGAGGGCAGAATGGTTCCGGTGAGCCTCGATGAGGTCACAGCCGGGCTCAAGCTCGTAAAGGAAAACGATGAGCTAGTTGTCGCCGCAAAATCCCTCGGCACGTCGTTTGGAGTCTGA